TTTGCTTTAATTATTCTGCTTCAGAGTCCTGCCTGGGCTCATTTTCTCACTTTATTAACCGATGATTTTTACATAAAGCAGCCTAAAAAACCTTTTGAGTTAAAGGTAATGTTTACCCATCCTATTGAACAGGGGCCCCATATGCCCTTCGGGATTGAAGAAAGTGCTATAATATGTGGTGCTTCAAAAAATGTATTATCCTTTAAAAGTTTAAATTCCCAAAATACTATATATATGACTACTTTGATCCAGGAGAAACCAGCTATATGTCAGCTTTATGTTAAACAAAAACCTTATTTTGAAAAATCAGAGTCCAGATATATTCAACAAATAGCTAAGGGTATTTTTTCCCATGCTGGATTAGAGGAGGGCTGGGATTCCCCTCTTGGGCTTCCTGTTGAGATTATCCCACAGGTTAAACCCTTTGCTCTTTATGAGGGTAATACTTTTAAAGGGAGAGTCTTGATTAATGGAAAACCTGCTGGGAATATTGAGGTAGAGATTGAGTTTTGGAATTCTAAGGGTTTAAAAACACCTCATGAGGGTTTTATCCCTCAGGTTGTTAAAACTGACAATGAGGGTTATTTTGAATACACCTTTCCCTGGGCTGGACTTTGGGGCTTTTCTGCTATTACAGAGGCTGGAGTAATAAAAGGTGAAAACGGTAAGGAATATCCTCTGGAGTTGGATGGGGTTTTTTGGGTAAAGGTATATCCTAAACCTATGGAAAAAATATCAAGGAAAGGTAAGTAAGTGCATATTTCTGAAGGTGTCCTTCCCCCTATTTATTTGATTTCAGGTTGGCTTGTTTCCGGAGGGGCTGTTCTTTTTTCTCTTAAGGCTTTATCTGGAAGGGAAATTCCAAGAGTTGCCCTTCTTAGCGGTCTTTTCTTTGTCATTAGTCTTATTCATATTCCCCTTGGTCCAACTTCTGTTCACTTGACCTTGAATGGTCTTCTGGGAATACTTCTTGGACAGGCAGTTTTCCCAGCTATCTTTGTAGCTTTATTTTTTCAAGCTCTTTTTTTTCAATACGGTGGAATATCAGTCCTTGGAATAAATACTTTAACTATGGCCCTTCCCCCTTACTTATTCTTCCTTTTGTTTTCAAGATACCTACAAAAGGGAAAACATACCCTCCTTATTGGATTTCTTAGTGGCTTTTTATCGCTTCTTAGCTCTGGCCTTCTTATGGCTTTGATCTTGTATTTTTCTAATCCCAAGCTTTATTTACTTTCAGGTATTTTCGCAGGAACCTATCTTCCCCTAAGTCTTGCAGAAGGAATTATTACAGCCTTTGCTGTTCTTTATTTAAAAAGAACCCATCCAGAGGTCATAAGATGCTGCCAATGAAGGGGATTATTTTTTTATTACTACTGTTTCTTCCTTTTAATACCTATGCCCATAGAGTTAATCTTTTTGTGGATCAAATTGGGAATCATCTTGAGATAACAGGATTTTTCCCTGATGGTTCACCCTGTAAGGAATGTGAAGTAGAGGTTTTGAACAAAGAGGGTAGGGTATTACAGACCACCAAAACAGATGAGCTTGGAAAAGCTATTCTTAGCATGGGAAATGTTACTGATATTAAGGTAGTTTTAAAGGCGGGAGAGGGACATCAGGCTGAAAAATTTATTAAATTTGATACCCCAAAAAAAGAGCCTAACAAAAAACAATCCTCAAACCTCTCCATGAATAAGCAATCTCAGGTAGTTAAAACTCCGAAAGGAGATGACTCTAATTCTATTTCTTCGGATCAGCTCAGTGAGATTCAGGCTGAGCTTAAAGGGCTCCGCCAAGAAATCGTTGAACTCCGTAAGTCTTCTCAAAGGATCTGGTTAAGGGATATTTTTTCAGCTCTTGGCTATCTTTTAGGAGTCTGGGCTCTTCTTACTCTTTGGAAGAGAAAAAATGCATCTTGAGGAACTGGCTGAAGGAATCTCTATCCTTCATAGGCTTGACCCAAGATTAAAAATCATAACCTTTCTTGTTTTAACTGTCTGCTGTGTAACCTCTACCTCTTTTTTAGCTCTTTTTTCCTATCTCCTTTTGACCTCAGGACTTCTGCTTTTGGCTAAAACACCCCTTACATTACTTCTGAAAAGACTACTTTTGATTAATTTTTTTCTTCTTCTCTTATGGGGTTCACTAATTCTGGGGGATTTACTTGTCTTCCTTTATAATAAAAAGGGAGTTTTCCTTGATCCTGAGACCCTATCCCTGGGTCTATATATAACTCTTAGAAGTAATACCCTTTTTCTTGCAACCCTTGCCTTGCTGGCTACCTCTCCTCTATCATCTCTAACCCATGCGCTTCTCCATCTGAGAGTGCCATCAAGATTAGTGCTACTTTTTCATTTAAGTTACAGATACCTCTCCCTTTTACACCAGGAATATGATAAAATGAGACTTGGTCTTATGGCCAAAGGTTTCAAACCAAAAACAGGATTATATACCTATAGAATTTATGCCTATCTTCTTGGTATGCTTGTGATAAAAAGTTTAAAAAGAGCTGAAGATCTTTACTTAGCCATGCTTGCCCGGGGATATAAAGGTTTTTATCCAATACTTGAACACTTTAAATTGCAAAAAAAAGATTTTTTCTTTTTCATTTTTACCCTTTCTATCATCTTTTTCATTTACCTTTTAAACTTTAAAACATGTCTTACTTGATTGAGATAATTGACCTTTCTTTTTCTTACAATGGCGCATCTCCCCTTTTGAGGGGTATTAACTTAAAACTTTCAACAGGCGAAAAGATTGGTCTCATGGGAAAAACCGGTTCTGGAAAAACCACTCTTTTTTACTTAATCTTTGGTTTTTTAAAACCAGCCTCAGGTATTATAAAAATCTTTGAAAAAGAAAGACAAAAAGAATCTGATTTTGTAGAAATTAGGTCTAATCTCGGTTTGCTTTTTCAGGATCCTGAAATTCAACTCTTTTGTCCAACAGTCAAAGAGGATCTGGCTTTTGGACCTTTAAATAAAGGATTATCAAGAGCAGAGGTTAAAAGAATTATAGAGGAAGTTGCAAATTTTTTAAGGATTCCTCATCTCCTTGAAAAATCTCCACTCAAACTCTCAGGGGGTGAAAAAAAGCTCTGTGCCCTTGCAAGTGTTATGACCATGTCACCTGTAGCCTATCTTTTAGATGAACCTACTAATGGATTAGATGAGGAATTCAAAGAGATTCTTAAAATTTTTTTAAAAGAAAAGGCAGAAACTTTTATTGTTATATCTCATGAGGAAGAATTTTTAAGAGAGGTTTGTCAGAAAATTTATATCCTTGAAGAAGGAAGGCTTTTGTTGAAGAGCTCTTAGCTGAGTGCGGTATCAAGAATCATCATAATAAGAAAGCCTGCTCCGAAACCAAGGCTTGCAAGGTCAGAATTTCCAAATTTCTGAGCCTCAGGCAAAAGTTCTTCAATGGTAACAAACATCATAGCCCCGGCTGCTAAACTAAGGGCATAGGGTAAGATTAGATGACTGAAAAGAGTAGCCCCTGCACCTACAAGGGAGAAAATAGGTTCAACCACGGCAGAAAAAAAGCCATAGAAAAAACTTTTAAATCTGGTAATTCCAGAATGTTTTAGGGCAAGAGCCAAGGCTAATCCCTCAGGAATATTTTGAAACCCTATTCCCAAAGTTAGATTATAAGCAGAAAGTAAGAGTTCTTTTTTATCACTTGCACTCCCGAAAGAAACACCTACAGCCAAACCCTCTGGAATGTTATGGATAGTTATTGCCAAAAGTATAAGAATGCTCTTTTTTAAAGGAACATGAGGACCTTCTTGTTCTATAGGCAGTGAGGCCATGTGAAGGTGGGGCACAGTGATATCAATAATTCGTAAAAGTATTATCCCAAGGATAAAACCTATGACAACAGGAATGAAGGCAAGAGAATAGGTCTCCTTAGCTATTTCAAGGGCGGGGTTAAGTAGGGACCAAAAGCTTGCAGCAATCATGATTCCACCTGCCATGCCAAGAGAGACCGAAAAAACCTTAGGGCTTGTCCTTTTTAAGAAGAAGACCCCTAAACTTCCAACTCCGGTAAGAAAGAAAGTAAAAAGTCCTCCATATAGGGCTAATTGTAAAATAGAGATATCTTCAAACAAGTTCATTTAATATCCTTTACTTTTCCTCTAACAGCCCATACATAAAAATGAGGTCCCCTTTTAAGGCCAATTCCTACAGCACCTTTTTCCAGATACAATGCCCAGGCCCAGAGGGGATCATAAAAACTTGTGGTTGAAGACCAATAAAATTCTCTAACCTCTTCAAAGGGGTGATTAAGGGGTAGAGCAGGGGAATGATATTCTGCATCAACCAAGCTTTCAAATTCATTTATATTAGGGAGCCTCCAGTCTGAAAAACCTGCAAAGGATTTTTGGTTAAGCTCATTTATTACCTCAAAGGCCTCCTCCCAGGTTATAAGACCATTAGCAAGATCAGCTCTTTTGGCCCAAATAAGCCCGGTGAGGTTATCTTTTACAATTTCTCCATTTACTTCAAAACGGGGCTCCGGGGATGAAATCCCGTTTTGAAGTTCTCCATCTTGTCCTGTATTCTCACAAGGTATTTTTTGCCCTTTAGTATCATAACAAGAAATCTGCCCTGTTACTGGAAAATTGAATGATCCTCTTACAGGCCAGACCATGCGCTCATCTTCTTTATGACTGTAAAACATTCTTCCCCCACCAAAATTCACATTCCAGGCATAACGGGGGTTTATAGCTGCTGTCGTAGATGTCCAGTACCATCCATGAAAGATTTCTTCAAAAGGATGGTCTGGAGGTAAAACTGGATTTTTAGCCTGTAAATAGCAAAGACTTCTCAGCTCTCTTCTATTGGGTAATCTCCAATCGGAAAAACCCAGAAAGTTTTCCTCGTTAAGCTTTTTTATGGCCAAAAAAGCCTCTTCCCAGGTCATAGGAAATTCAAATAAATTTGCTCTTTTAGGCCAATAAAGACCTGTAAGAACATCTAAAATAATATAATCATTATAAATTTTAAAACGCAAATCCAATTTAAGGCCCAACTGAAATTCTCCGTCTTGACCTGATTTATAACAGGGAATCTCCCTGCCATCAGAGTCATAACATTTATTTTGTCCAGTTGCTAAAATCATTTTCAACCCTTAGTTGAGCTTTTTATTTTTTTTAATTTATCATCATTTAGTAGTTATGTGAAGTCAATGAGGATGATTATGGGCACAAGCCAGGGTGCATAAGTTTGTATCCTTCCAAGAACAAAGAAGGGTGGAAAACGAATAAAAAGTGAGAAGTAAGAGGTGAGAGTAGGGGAAGTCCCTTGCGTGTCTGCCCAGTAATGTAAAGGAACATATAACAGGCAAACACATAGGCTTGCCCCTGCAAAATACAGGTTTATTTTCCTACAACAGAAGTAGTAGAAAAAATCCTTTAGAGTCTCTAAGGATATAAACACATGCCTGGTGCATAAGTTCAGATCCTTACAAGAAAAAAGGAAGGGTGGTAAAAGAGGAATTAGATATCTAAACAAGAGAGGCTTTACAAGTCTGTAAAAGTAACACAGGCAATCTTGCCTGTGGAGGTAAATTACACTCCAATGTATGAAAGAAACACAGACAAGAATGTCTGTGCTACAACAGACCCACAAAAAAATTCAAGGGGTATAAAATTTTAAACCCCTACTATTTAAGTCTCAAAATACCTGGACACATACAGGGGGTTGACAAAGCCAAAAATTGTTATATTTTAAGGGAAAAATTTGGGAGGAGGAAGAAGTGTTTGCTGTCATCAAAACCGGCGGAAAACAATATGTAGTAAAACCTGGAGATCGAATCAGGGTTGAAAAATTGGAAGGAAAGCCTGGGGATTCTGTAGAGATTAAAGATGTTCTGCTTGTTAAACAGGGAGAAGAAGTTAAGGTCGGCGATCCTTTTGTATCCAATGCCATGGTTACAGCTGAAATTGTTGAACAGGGAAGGGCCCCTAAGGTTATTGTTTTTAAGAAGAAACCCAAAAAGGGATATAAAAGAAAAAAGGGGCATCGCCAATTTATTACCACCCTTGAAATAAAGGAAATAAAATTTTAAGGAGGTAAAACTCTATGGCACATAAGAAAGCAGGCGGCTCTTCCAGAAACGGAAGAGATTCAGAATCAAAGAGACTTGGTATTAAAAGATTCGGAGGGCAAGTAGTTAAAGCTGGTGAGATCATTGTCAGACAGAGGGGGACAAAATTTCACCCCGGCTCCAATGTGGGGCTCGGCAAGGATTATACAATCTTTTCCAAAATTGAAGGTGTAGTAAAATTTGAAACTAAGAACGGAAGAAAATTTGTAAGCGTTTATCCACTTTCTTAATTTATTAATTGAAAATTAAACAAGTCTAAGGAAAGGGTGCCCAATCGGGTCCGGTTTCAATCCACCTTAGACTGAGTGATAAAAAACCCTGGGAGGTAAAAATGAGTCACATCACTATGAAGCAACTTCTTGAAGCAGGAGTTCATTTCGGGCATCAAACCCGCAGATGGAATCCCAAGATGAAACCCTTTATCTTTGGTGAGAGAAACGGGATTCACATCATTGATCTTCAGCAAACCCTCAAATACTTTGAGATTGCCTATGAATTTGTGGTTAACTTAACTTCTGAAGGTGGAAAAATCCTTTTTGTAGGCACAAAAAAACAGGCTCAAGATGCTATTAAGGAAGAGGCGGAAAGGTGTGGTATGCCCTATGTGAACTTTCGGTGGCTTGGTGGAACGCTTACTAATTTTCGCACAATCAGGCAAAGCGTTGAAAAGTTAAAAAGGATAGAGTCCTGGTTTGAAGATGGGACTATTGAAAGATTTTTAAAGAAAGAAAGGCTTAGACTGGAAAGGCTCAAATTTAAACTTGAGAGAAACCTTGAAGGTATTAAAAATATGGAAAGCCTGCCTCAGGCTATCTATGTAGTTGATCCTGTATATGAAGAAATTGCAGTAAAAGAGGCAAGGAAATTGGGTATTCCTATTGTAGGAATTGTAGATACCAATTGTGATCCAGATCTCATTGATTATGTGATTCCTGGAAATGATGATGCTATCAGGGCTGTAAAATTAATTAGTTCAAAAATTGCAGATGCCTGTCTTGAGGGCCAAGAGATTTATAAAGAGAAAATAGTTGCTCTTTCTGATAAAGAAGCCTCTTTTGAGGAAGAGATGTTGAGATCCGAAGAGCTAACCGCAGAAAAGATTTTAGAGGAGATCTTTGAGGAAGAAGAAAGGGATGTAAAGCTTGAAGAAGAAGCTGAGAGAATTCTTGAAAGAGAATAAATTTCAAATAGAAGAGGGAGGAAAAAAAATGGCAGCAATATCCTTAGATTTAGTCAAACAATTAAGAGATAGAACTGCAGCAGGTTTTAGCGACTGTAAAAAGGCCTTAGAAGAAGCTGGTGGAGAT
This window of the Caldimicrobium thiodismutans genome carries:
- a CDS encoding DUF4198 domain-containing protein, producing MRLSFFFKIFALIILLQSPAWAHFLTLLTDDFYIKQPKKPFELKVMFTHPIEQGPHMPFGIEESAIICGASKNVLSFKSLNSQNTIYMTTLIQEKPAICQLYVKQKPYFEKSESRYIQQIAKGIFSHAGLEEGWDSPLGLPVEIIPQVKPFALYEGNTFKGRVLINGKPAGNIEVEIEFWNSKGLKTPHEGFIPQVVKTDNEGYFEYTFPWAGLWGFSAITEAGVIKGENGKEYPLELDGVFWVKVYPKPMEKISRKGK
- the cbiM gene encoding cobalt transporter CbiM, producing MHISEGVLPPIYLISGWLVSGGAVLFSLKALSGREIPRVALLSGLFFVISLIHIPLGPTSVHLTLNGLLGILLGQAVFPAIFVALFFQALFFQYGGISVLGINTLTMALPPYLFFLLFSRYLQKGKHTLLIGFLSGFLSLLSSGLLMALILYFSNPKLYLLSGIFAGTYLPLSLAEGIITAFAVLYLKRTHPEVIRCCQ
- a CDS encoding energy-coupling factor transporter transmembrane component T family protein; amino-acid sequence: MHLEELAEGISILHRLDPRLKIITFLVLTVCCVTSTSFLALFSYLLLTSGLLLLAKTPLTLLLKRLLLINFFLLLLWGSLILGDLLVFLYNKKGVFLDPETLSLGLYITLRSNTLFLATLALLATSPLSSLTHALLHLRVPSRLVLLFHLSYRYLSLLHQEYDKMRLGLMAKGFKPKTGLYTYRIYAYLLGMLVIKSLKRAEDLYLAMLARGYKGFYPILEHFKLQKKDFFFFIFTLSIIFFIYLLNFKTCLT
- a CDS encoding energy-coupling factor ABC transporter ATP-binding protein, producing the protein MSYLIEIIDLSFSYNGASPLLRGINLKLSTGEKIGLMGKTGSGKTTLFYLIFGFLKPASGIIKIFEKERQKESDFVEIRSNLGLLFQDPEIQLFCPTVKEDLAFGPLNKGLSRAEVKRIIEEVANFLRIPHLLEKSPLKLSGGEKKLCALASVMTMSPVAYLLDEPTNGLDEEFKEILKIFLKEKAETFIVISHEEEFLREVCQKIYILEEGRLLLKSS
- a CDS encoding ZIP family metal transporter yields the protein MNLFEDISILQLALYGGLFTFFLTGVGSLGVFFLKRTSPKVFSVSLGMAGGIMIAASFWSLLNPALEIAKETYSLAFIPVVIGFILGIILLRIIDITVPHLHMASLPIEQEGPHVPLKKSILILLAITIHNIPEGLAVGVSFGSASDKKELLLSAYNLTLGIGFQNIPEGLALALALKHSGITRFKSFFYGFFSAVVEPIFSLVGAGATLFSHLILPYALSLAAGAMMFVTIEELLPEAQKFGNSDLASLGFGAGFLIMMILDTALS
- a CDS encoding Lcl C-terminal domain-containing protein is translated as MILATGQNKCYDSDGREIPCYKSGQDGEFQLGLKLDLRFKIYNDYIILDVLTGLYWPKRANLFEFPMTWEEAFLAIKKLNEENFLGFSDWRLPNRRELRSLCYLQAKNPVLPPDHPFEEIFHGWYWTSTTAAINPRYAWNVNFGGGRMFYSHKEDERMVWPVRGSFNFPVTGQISCYDTKGQKIPCENTGQDGELQNGISSPEPRFEVNGEIVKDNLTGLIWAKRADLANGLITWEEAFEVINELNQKSFAGFSDWRLPNINEFESLVDAEYHSPALPLNHPFEEVREFYWSSTTSFYDPLWAWALYLEKGAVGIGLKRGPHFYVWAVRGKVKDIK
- the rplU gene encoding 50S ribosomal protein L21, whose amino-acid sequence is MFAVIKTGGKQYVVKPGDRIRVEKLEGKPGDSVEIKDVLLVKQGEEVKVGDPFVSNAMVTAEIVEQGRAPKVIVFKKKPKKGYKRKKGHRQFITTLEIKEIKF
- the rpmA gene encoding 50S ribosomal protein L27; the protein is MAHKKAGGSSRNGRDSESKRLGIKRFGGQVVKAGEIIVRQRGTKFHPGSNVGLGKDYTIFSKIEGVVKFETKNGRKFVSVYPLS
- the rpsB gene encoding 30S ribosomal protein S2, translating into MSHITMKQLLEAGVHFGHQTRRWNPKMKPFIFGERNGIHIIDLQQTLKYFEIAYEFVVNLTSEGGKILFVGTKKQAQDAIKEEAERCGMPYVNFRWLGGTLTNFRTIRQSVEKLKRIESWFEDGTIERFLKKERLRLERLKFKLERNLEGIKNMESLPQAIYVVDPVYEEIAVKEARKLGIPIVGIVDTNCDPDLIDYVIPGNDDAIRAVKLISSKIADACLEGQEIYKEKIVALSDKEASFEEEMLRSEELTAEKILEEIFEEEERDVKLEEEAERILERE